The genome window GCCACCGGCGATTTCCACGGTCGGCATTGCCTCCACGGCCTCCTTCTTGGCCGGCGGCGTCCCGTGCCGTCCCGCGTCGTTCTCGGCGAGCTGCTGCACCAGAGCGTCGAGGCTGGGGCCGAGGAAGTAGTCGCCCAGCGCCACGCCATGCTCGCCGCCGCCAGCTGCGCCGATGAAGAGGCTCCGACCGAAAGGGGTCAGCTGGTCGCCTTCGAGGGCGACCCCGGCAGCAGCCTCCAGCCGCTGCAGCTGGCGGTCCCGGAGCTCGTGCAGGAGCCGCAGGAACGCGGTGACGCGACGCCGGCGCAGGGCGAACTCGGGGTCGTTCCCGTCGTAGACGTCGCCGGCGGCCTCCGTCTGCCGCCGGTTGCGGCGGCGGCGGACGGAGCTGTCGACCGTGCTGAGGATAGCGTGCGCCCAGATGGAGCTCGGGCGGTCGGCGCCGGGGTACACTTGAGCCACcgcgccgtcaccgtcgccgtcatcGGCCGCGGGCGTGCCGCGGACGGTCTCCATCTCCTCAAGGAAGCCGCTGTGGCAATGCGGGCACTTCACCTCCGCCTCGCCCTCCGCGGGGCTCACGACCGCGGCGCACATGTGGCACCAGTACCTTCCGGCGCCTGCCTGCTCCGCCATTTCTGCTGAGCTTCTTGCGCTTTCCCCGCCAATGCAGCTACTCTAATTGTCTGTGCGGAGATTCAGCTGCTACAAACAAATCGAGATGGGAAGATCAGAGTGATGACGCTACAATCCACCGTCCTACTTAACGCAGCAATCATTTAGCACGGCAGATTGAACCATTCGTGTGCTCTTGTGCGATGGACAGATCAGACGTCTTTGAAAGCTCGTAAATTAAAAAAAGACAGGGACGCGCTCTGAAAGAGTATCTATCATCTACGCTGGAGCAAGGTCAAGCACCAGGGAACCAACACGCAATTCAATCAGGAAAAGAACATGGACAAAGCAACAGGAACGGATGGAACAATTTCAGATTTTAGGCCGTCCCAGATATTGCACCAAACACGGtgaacaagaagaaacaaacctAACAAAACGCACAACCAATCGTGTAccatgaagaagaagaaaaaaacaaCCTCGATGATCTTTTACCACACAGATGGATCCACAGGTAGCAGGCACAGAAGCTCCTAATCTGGCGATACCGTACCAGTAAATAGATGAACAGATGGATCCACAAGCTGAATCTCAGCTATTGGATCGGTCGATGGGAGcaaaggaaggggggaaagcgtgaAACAAAGGCACAAAGCAAGCAACCAAACAACCAATCACCTTGGGCGCAGCAGGGCAGGGCAGGGCCGGGCGGGGGCAGCGCATGTGGGGGGAGGAAGGGGGGAGGAGCAGCGAGGCCAGAGGGGCCGGCGGTCTCCGCCCGCTTTATATTATCAATCTCCGCAGCTACGGCGGCATCCTCCTCCGTGCATCGATTGTGACCTCGGCCCGGCACACATGTGTTTAGGGCAGTGATTAGGAGGGGCCTGCCGCCTGCCTGCTCAATTATTGCGCTGGACTTCTAATTTTAAGCTTCCTCCACCTGATTTCCCCTCGCTCTCGAGCGCTCGCTTTCCGGCCAGCCCAGAAATAGATGATTCCGACAAGGAAGGGGGGGAAAAAACGGGAAAGAGAAGGGGGCTGGCTGTCTCGCTGATCATCACAGCATGTGTCGCCCATGACGCGGGTGCCACCTCAGCtaattttttttttcaaaaaatgTGTTCTTTTCTTTACTCCGGAAAAAAGGGATCATATAATAATATCTCTCAGAATTCTGATATCAGCCCTTTTTTAACTTGTGGTGCACTGAGTTGCCATTTGATGTGGACTGCTAGTTCACTGTTAGTTAGAGCATGTACAACCCTATTAAATAAGGGGGTTTTGATGGGCTTTAGCAGTTAACTAGAAAAAATATAAGAGACGGGATCTTCGTGAAGAGTTCGTCTCTACACGAGTTTCTATACATATTATCTCTTAACTGTATTTATGGTTTAGAATCTCAGGGTTGTATCATATACCGTGTAATTGGTTGTTGTACGGTGGTAGCCTGGTTCGTATGTAAGGAACCGGGCTCTTTGTGCACAGGGTAGATCCGTGCATAGGCTTTTGTTTGGTTGTTTGCATTAGTGTATGCAGTACAAATACAACTAATGTTTGGTTGTCTGCGTCGAGAAGTGCATAAATAAATCTTCAAATATTATACATCATGAGTGGTCTAGTTTTCTTCATAAAAATTTTAGAAACACAGATATAAAATCGGTTTGATGATTAAATCTTTTAATTAGAAGATATGATGAAAAAACATATTAAAAATGTTTCTCGCAAtccgtgcagttgcatgcacaggTCCTGCACGCATAGGTACGCCCGCCACGAGCGTACGAGCTCAGCATGGACGAGACCCTCGTTTTGCATATGTAGAACCTGCATTCGCCCGTACGAAAATCAAACAGGTGCTGCTTAGGCTACCTCCAGAAAGGATCTGTATATGGTCCTGTACGTTAAATTTAGAGGACAACAAGCTCCTTTATCCCTTCAGCAGCATACGGCAAAACGTCCGGTAAAAATAGTGTACGTCGCTGGACACTCTAAACTTAGAGGTTGTACGGGCGTCCACTATGGCCTGGCTCCTGCTCTCTTCTGCGCTGGGACAGACGAATGGAGAGAGCTGGTTGGAGCCGTACATGGTCTCGTTAATGAAAAGTTGTGTATAAAATAAGAATGAGTAATATTATTTCTATAGAGTATGAAATTTAGAAAacgctgctggagacagcctaataCTCCGTGGATGCAAGTGCACCACACATCCGAGAACCAATCACGCGGATAGTTTCTTAATTATGTCATGTACTTAGCGACCGTCTCAAAGTTGTACATACCCTTATCCACCTTGCTGATGTGGGCCCGTAATAAATGGAGTACCTGGAAGATACGCTAAAATCAAGATATTGCTAACGATAAAAAGAAAAGTCACAACACACCACTTATAGCACCAAAATCACGGTGTAGAGCTTAACGTAGGCGCGGGTAGGGATGAAAATGAGTACCCGAAGTGTTACAATAAATATAATATTTTAAAATGGACATATATGAAATTTGATGTTAATCTTTTCTTAcgttatcaagcacattattaTAGATAAAAAAATAAAATTGTGTATAAATTATTTTATACATTATTTGCTTTCTACAACaaaaaatgtgaaaagttattTGTATTTGTATGTGAATTGTATCTGAATTTTATATCTATAATTTCTATAATTTGAGAAGATACATGATAATTTTGGTGTTTATTTTTTATGAAACTTTACAATATCAATGTTAATagcaagaatataaatttacataggaGATTGTATATCATATTAGTTCACGATAAAAAAGACCAAAATATTGATATCCAAATAAAAATCTGTTGTCATTCCTAAGCGCGGGGACACTATGCAGAGGCAGGGACACGGGTGAAAGCCTAGAGCTGTGCCTGGGCGTCGACGAGCTCATGATTGGTCGATGGCCAGAACAGGAGCCGAGGCGTTTGAGCCTGAGCAGGGGAGCGCCCGCGCGGGTCGGGTTTTAAGCTGTCTGCAGCAACGTTTTCtatgggtgtgtttggttgggctgtggctgtgaaaaaagttgttatGGACTATGAACTGTGGAAAAAGCTGTTTTAATggtaagctgttaaaaagctaaaaaccgtttgttggaaaccactaaaagtcattaaaaattcttcgatatatgttttcatagttccatccgaaaagccactaaaagtaggtccagaggtgctttcagatttACACTACAAGAAAGTcgacttttagaaaaagctgcttcctgaatccagccctttggttggcttttggcttttagggggccaaaagccaaagccaaaagtcaaaccaaacacaccctatttATCCTCTATATTCGTCCTTTACAATTTTCTATAAAAGATTTCATCTTCTATATCTCTTTTGTCTCCAACATTGTCCTCTAAATTAcgtcctctatactcaaatacctatattaaagacattttttatttttattttttatacatacgtatttgtcaaactctcaaatgtattgttcatattttagttttgctaaatcggttatttaaagtattcaaatgtatagaggaccgtttagagaaactctatatatagagaatccagcagcgttctctaaatttagaggaccgtttagaggacgctgctggagagtgaaaggaaaataggcttacaccttttcctaaatagattttggtggttgaattgcccaacacaaataattggactaactagtttgctctagattatgagttctacaggtgccaaaggttcacaacaagccaataaaaagaccaaagatgggttcaaataaagagagctaaagacatcccaaaggcaccctggtctggcgcaccggactgtccggtatgccaccggacagtgtccggtgcaccagggaactcgaagttgaacttgccaccttcaggaaaatgagaggccgctccgctataattcaccggactgtccggtgaagcaccggacagtgtcagctgtcacaccggactgtccggtgtgccagcggagcaacggctacttcgcgtcaacggtcgactgcaaccgcattcaatgcgctacagtacgcgccagagtcagagcacgcgcagttggcgcgccggacagtctacaggacctgtctggtgcaccactggacagcccagaggccccagcagtcagagctccaacggtcgaaccctaacggccgggtgacgtggctggcgcaccggacagtgtccggtggcgcatcggactgccggtgcgccaagcgacagcagcctccaccaaacggctagtttggtggttggggttataaataccccaaccaccccacattcaatggtatccaagttttccaacttcctacaccataccagagctataacattcaattctagacacaaccaaagagatcaaatcatctcccaagtccggaatcactccaaatcaaatagtgactagagatagcgacttttgtgttcatttgagctcttgcgcttggattgcttcttttcttttctttctcattctttcttatgatcaaactcaattgtaatcgaggcaagagtcatcaattgtgtggtggtccttgcaggaactttgtgttccgtttgattgagaagagaagctcactcggtctaagtgaccgtttgagagagagaaagggttgaaagagactcggtctttgtgaccacctcaacggggagtaggtttgcaagaatcgaacctcggtaaaacaaatccttgtgtcttactctttatttgcttgcgatttgttttccgccctctctcttggactcgtttatatttctaacgctaacccggcttgtagttgtgcttaagtttataaatttcagattcgctctattcaccccccctctaggcgactttcaattggtatcggagcccggtgcttcattagagcctaactgctcgaagtgatgtcgggagcatccgccaagagggagatcgggaccggcgagaagcccgccacaagccatgggaaggctccatccggggagtccgccaacaaggtgaagggatccccttcacacaacaagtcgcgtcggagcggtgacaagaagaagaagatgaggaaggtggtctactacgagaccgactcttcgtcgccagccacctccggctccgacatgccgtccgtaacttctaagcgccatgagcgcaagaagtttagtaagattcccctacgctaccctcgcatttccaaacgtactccattactttccgtcccattaggcaaaccacctatgtttgatggtgaagattataatatgtggagtgataaaatgaggcatcatctaacctcactccacactagcatttgggatgttgttgacattggagtacaggtaccatcaccgggggatgaagactatgattcagacgaggtcgcccaaatccagcacttcaactcccaagccaccactatactcctcgcctctctaagtcgagaggagtataacaaggtgcaagggttaaaaagcgccaaggagatttgggacgtgctcaagaccgcgcacgaaggagatgaggtgaccaaaatcaccaagcgggagacgatcgagggggagctcggtcgcttccggcttcgccaaggggaggagccacaagacatgtacaaccgcttgaagaccttggtgaaccaagtgcgcaacctcgggagcaccaaatgggatgaccatgagatggtcaaggttattctaagatccctcgtttttcataatcctacgcaagttcaattaattcgtggtaatcctagatatacactaatgtctcctgaggaagtaataggcaaatttgtgagctttgagttgatgatcaaaggctcaaagaaaatcatcgagcaagatggcccctccacgcccgaagcacaaccagtcgcattcaaggacggaggagaagaaggaggagtctacatcaagtagacaacccatcgacgcctctaagctcgacaatgaggagatggcgctcatcatcaaaagctttcgccaaatcctcaagcaaaggagggggaaggattacaagccccgctccaagaaagtttgctacaagtgtggtaagcccggtcatttcattgcaaaatgtccactatctagtgacagtgacagggataacgacaagaagggtaagaggagagaaaagaagaggtaccacaagaagaggggcggcgatgcccatgtgtgccgcgaatgggactccgacgagag of Zea mays cultivar B73 chromosome 8, Zm-B73-REFERENCE-NAM-5.0, whole genome shotgun sequence contains these proteins:
- the LOC100281612 gene encoding protein binding protein isoform X2, which translates into the protein MAEQAGAGRYWCHMCAAVVSPAEGEAEVKCPHCHSGFLEEMETVRGTPAADDGDGDGAVAQVYPGADRPSSIWAHAILSTVDSSVRRRRNRRQTEAAGDVYDGNDPEFALRRRRVTAFLRLLHELRDRQLQRLEAAAGVALEGDQLTPFGRSLFIGAAGGGEHGVALGDYFLGPSLDALVQQLAENDAGRHGTPPAKKEAVEAMPTVEIAGGNGNDDDTASCPVCLEDYAAGERAREMPCRHRFHSNCIVPWLEMHSSCPVCRFQLPATDDKGSCSSGDGGFVSVDADGEGNDNGGGDGRASIPGNAEPAEAEENGSRLPPSLQWLNSLFSPSAQSSGSGSGSSHHWEN
- the LOC100281612 gene encoding protein binding protein isoform X1, with the protein product MAEQAGAGRYWCHMCAAVVSPAEGEAEVKCPHCHSGFLEEMETVRGTPAADDGDGDGAVAQVYPGADRPSSIWAHAILSTVDSSVRRRRNRRQTEAAGDVYDGNDPEFALRRRRVTAFLRLLHELRDRQLQRLEAAAGVALEGDQLTPFGRSLFIGAAGGGEHGVALGDYFLGPSLDALVQQLAENDAGRHGTPPAKKEAVEAMPTVEIAGGNGNDDDTASCPVCLEDYAAGERAREMPCRHRFHSNCIVPWLEMHSSCPVCRFQLPATDDKGSCSSGDGGFVSVDADGEGNDNGGGDGGVYPHFCEGLQTAWFAARLQQIFFQYSRQCGARRSRRERQPVAAILAVAQQPVLAIGAVLR